From Corynebacterium aquatimens:
GCGAAGACGGCGCCACCTACACGGTGGCCGGGCGTTACGGGGAGATCTCCGAGGAAGACATTCTGTGGGATCTTGCCTCACGCGTGGAAGGCCGCATGATCGCCGCCGGCATGGAGACCATCATGTCACGCCCGAAGGGGGACAACCCCTCCATCAAAGCCCGGGCTGACATGGCCAACAGCTTTGAAGCAGACCTTTTGATTTCGCTCCAGCTGGACCGCTACCACAACGAAAAAGCCAACGGTGTGGCCACGTTCTACTTCGGATCCGAACTGGGCGCTTCCTCCATGACCGGCGAAACCCTGTCCGGCTTTGTGCAGCGCGAAATCGTCGCGCGCACCCAGCTGAACAACTGCCACACCCATGGCCGCACATGGGAACTCCTTCGCGCAACGGAAATGCCCTCCATCGAGGTCGTCGTTGGTTACCTCACCAACCCGCACGACGTGGCAATCGTGACGGACCCCAAGCAGCGCGACCTCATCGCCGAAGCCATCGTCGTGGCCGTGAAGCGCCTCTACCTCCTCGAACAGGACGACCAACCTACCGGTACCTACTCGTTCGTGGAACTCTTGCGCGCCGAACAGGCGTAGGTCTTGAACCTACCTTGATTTCTAGGTAGATTTTGGAGCATGGCCACATTTTCCATCACTGAAGCTAACCGCTCTGGCATTTCTGGACTTATTTCATCAGCTGAAGCAGGCGAAAGGATTGCTCTTTCACGCCACGGCCGAGTCGTCGCTGAGCTGGTATCCGCCACGGAAATCGAGATTATGCGCCGACGACACGAGGATCTGTTGGACGCAGCCCTTGTACTTGCCCGTTACGCTAATGACAATGGCGATCGCCACGAGTTGGATGATTTGATAGATCAAATGGGCTACACGCGCGCAGATTTGGAGCATGAGTTAGACCAACAGATTCGTTCCGGTAAAGAACAGCTACCTCCCTATCATGACTAACCCAGAACGAGCAGCCCGCATTCGACTCCTAAGCGAAGCAGTTGCGGACGTCGAGCGTTTGGTTCGTAAAGATCCAAGCGTGGGTCGAGCCATCCTACTCAAGATGTTGTTGCTGGAACGAGCACCGCATGCGGGTGAGCCACTTTTAGGTGATCTGATCGGTTTTAGGAAACTGGTGGTGGGCAACCGCAACTACCGGATTGTGTGGAGAGAGGAAACCGATTCCCGATTTCAACCGGTGCTCACCGTGGCTGAAGTCTGGGCTGTCGGGGAGCG
This genomic window contains:
- a CDS encoding N-acetylmuramoyl-L-alanine amidase, producing the protein MAVTSTLRVGQSSARVAEVRSTLARLGFLDSFEGDVGEWSKRKFSQEEKLFDAELAEVLKAFQQSRGIRPSGDIDDVTLRELRHASYTLGARVLSYQPSQIMVGDDVGQLQKQLQELGFYSGRVDGHFGPATHEAVETYQINYGIQDDGVCGPETLRALSLLGRRITGGSTQAIREREVVRMAGPRLSGKRVVIDPNIGEDGATYTVAGRYGEISEEDILWDLASRVEGRMIAAGMETIMSRPKGDNPSIKARADMANSFEADLLISLQLDRYHNEKANGVATFYFGSELGASSMTGETLSGFVQREIVARTQLNNCHTHGRTWELLRATEMPSIEVVVGYLTNPHDVAIVTDPKQRDLIAEAIVVAVKRLYLLEQDDQPTGTYSFVELLRAEQA
- a CDS encoding type II toxin-antitoxin system Phd/YefM family antitoxin, yielding MATFSITEANRSGISGLISSAEAGERIALSRHGRVVAELVSATEIEIMRRRHEDLLDAALVLARYANDNGDRHELDDLIDQMGYTRADLEHELDQQIRSGKEQLPPYHD
- a CDS encoding type II toxin-antitoxin system RelE family toxin codes for the protein MTNPERAARIRLLSEAVADVERLVRKDPSVGRAILLKMLLLERAPHAGEPLLGDLIGFRKLVVGNRNYRIVWREETDSRFQPVLTVAEVWAVGERENEHVYKVLRDRTDEIERRGNKDHVPLVEVVHQLDSFFSDIQALSEPEQITALPTWLRQALKDQLHLSDSEIDAMSQDEAQRRLADYWSQPR